In one Leptospira stimsonii genomic region, the following are encoded:
- a CDS encoding amidohydrolase family protein, translating into MKQKILIALLCIVAGLLLILWRSLSFPVIEIHPRTDFILDQVRVFDPDRKNVSKLSLEFRNNRIFKIRKDQPDNEAEFAGMTVTPGIVDMHAHLPPHNLLDLIPYFSLLYLSHGVTSIRIAGDIDGTAVPYARKGIEEEKFFGPKIVSCDAFITSGVPRWKNSIVVNSPEEAKRAVYDLKKKGADCIKSYENLSVPMIRAIVETANKEGLPVIGHVPYGMTYEESNIPDVQHFFGIPRPQTLEKDSVLNRGSDWGEVNEKLLNDIVHHSTKHGIANTPTLVASERLLLFSDYESAKKDPAVSLMPRFYREVVWNPEIGIPAYRGIGKEYLKKHIQGALTKKKTLLRKLYRAGATLHLGSDAQQPFVVPGASLHQEMRLFREAGIPAMDVWKMATVDANRSIGSESSFSLMEGASPDLLIFKEDPTNDLTKTSSLYAVVSRGKLYLKKDLDFLVQEFQEQQSKLLFEQISLFLGKLALEKQTKEFKH; encoded by the coding sequence ATGAAACAAAAAATATTGATCGCCTTACTCTGCATTGTCGCAGGCCTTCTTCTGATTCTATGGAGGTCCTTGTCCTTCCCCGTAATCGAGATACATCCCAGAACTGATTTCATTTTAGATCAGGTTCGTGTTTTCGATCCGGATCGTAAGAATGTTTCAAAACTCAGTCTCGAATTTAGAAACAACCGGATCTTTAAAATTAGAAAAGATCAACCGGACAACGAAGCGGAATTTGCCGGAATGACCGTCACTCCTGGAATCGTGGATATGCACGCTCACCTTCCTCCGCACAATCTACTGGATTTGATTCCGTATTTCTCTCTTCTCTACCTTTCGCACGGAGTGACGAGTATTCGGATCGCGGGGGACATCGATGGAACGGCCGTCCCCTACGCAAGGAAAGGGATCGAAGAGGAAAAATTCTTCGGACCAAAGATCGTATCCTGCGACGCATTCATAACTTCGGGAGTTCCGAGATGGAAGAATTCGATCGTCGTAAATTCTCCGGAAGAAGCGAAGAGAGCCGTTTACGATCTCAAAAAGAAAGGCGCTGATTGTATCAAATCATATGAGAATCTCAGCGTTCCCATGATCCGCGCGATCGTCGAAACCGCAAACAAAGAAGGTTTACCGGTGATTGGCCACGTCCCCTACGGAATGACTTACGAAGAATCGAATATTCCCGATGTTCAGCATTTTTTCGGAATTCCAAGACCTCAAACCTTGGAAAAGGACAGCGTTCTAAACCGAGGTTCGGACTGGGGTGAAGTAAACGAAAAATTGTTAAACGACATCGTTCACCATTCCACCAAACACGGAATCGCCAACACGCCTACGTTAGTCGCCTCAGAAAGACTTTTGCTTTTTTCCGATTACGAATCCGCCAAAAAGGATCCGGCAGTTTCTTTGATGCCCCGATTTTATAGGGAAGTCGTTTGGAATCCTGAGATAGGAATTCCGGCATACAGAGGAATCGGGAAAGAATATCTTAAGAAGCACATTCAGGGCGCCCTTACAAAAAAGAAAACCTTACTTCGAAAACTTTACCGAGCAGGTGCGACCCTTCATCTGGGTTCGGACGCACAACAACCCTTTGTGGTTCCGGGCGCAAGTTTGCACCAAGAGATGCGTCTCTTTCGAGAAGCGGGGATTCCCGCGATGGATGTTTGGAAAATGGCCACCGTGGACGCAAATCGGTCCATCGGCAGTGAATCTTCTTTTTCTCTCATGGAAGGCGCTTCGCCGGATCTTTTGATTTTTAAGGAAGATCCCACGAACGATTTGACAAAAACATCGAGTCTCTACGCGGTCGTTTCTCGGGGTAAATTGTATCTTAAAAAGGATTTGGATTTTCTCGTTCAAGAGTTTCAAGAACAACAGTCCAAACTTCTTTTCGAACAAATTTCCCTTTTTCTCGGAAAATTAGCGCTGGAAAAACAGACAAAAGAATTTAAACACTGA
- a CDS encoding TetR/AcrR family transcriptional regulator: MDGESDLLTRANPVQKRAREKQESILNSAKELILKVGPDRFTLQEIADYIGSPIGTIYRYYSGKPAILRAIAQAHLDALRSDLETELGQYREKKTDEIQFQRVIKKILELFERAYSSDPVFQIVWSGSQAYPALRELDLEDTKKNAEIIADSIECFVPKMKKQRLIELCILICDSIGSALRLTSMMEEKEKRGVLLQLRGMITNHLYMAYKSFGTEK, encoded by the coding sequence ATGGACGGAGAGTCAGATTTGCTTACGAGGGCCAACCCGGTCCAAAAAAGAGCTCGTGAAAAACAGGAATCGATTTTGAATTCCGCAAAGGAATTGATTCTAAAGGTAGGCCCGGATCGTTTTACGTTGCAGGAAATTGCGGACTATATAGGTTCTCCCATCGGGACGATCTATCGTTATTATTCCGGGAAACCGGCGATTTTAAGGGCAATCGCTCAAGCACATCTGGATGCCCTTCGTTCGGATCTTGAAACGGAGCTCGGTCAATACCGGGAAAAAAAAACGGACGAGATTCAATTTCAAAGAGTGATCAAAAAAATCCTGGAACTTTTCGAAAGGGCGTATTCGAGCGATCCCGTTTTTCAGATCGTATGGAGCGGCTCCCAGGCATATCCCGCTCTGAGAGAATTGGATCTGGAAGATACGAAGAAGAATGCGGAGATTATCGCCGATTCGATCGAATGTTTCGTTCCGAAGATGAAAAAACAGAGATTGATTGAGCTTTGTATTCTGATTTGTGATTCTATCGGGAGCGCGTTGCGACTAACGTCGATGATGGAAGAGAAAGAAAAAAGAGGGGTTCTTCTCCAATTGCGCGGAATGATAACGAACCACCTCTACATGGCCTATAAAAGTTTCGGAACGGAAAAATAA